In Spirochaetota bacterium, one DNA window encodes the following:
- the miaB gene encoding tRNA (N6-isopentenyl adenosine(37)-C2)-methylthiotransferase MiaB, with the protein MAKLFFETYGCQMNHAEADSLIPKSIQRGHSITERPEDADVIIINTCSVRLTAESHVIGRLGYYRMLNKERLDRDLKIILMGCMSENIGLEVKKQFSDIVSILWGTYNKDLFLDYIEDFEVKQESLGFGAAYSFMPATASKEYFFKAYLPISHGCNKHCSYCIVPKVRGLEKNRDFQDVIDNAKQLVDEGVKEICLLGQTIDTYKYENKRLPDILETIARQSGAERITFLTSHPKEFLYETIELMNTYSNIMPFLHLPFQSGNSRILKEMKRNYTIEQYLEKVENIRKIRPNIILSTDIIVGFPSETEKEFEDTVETLKKVRYNEAFMYRYNTRPNTPAEKFTEQIPEEDKLRRLDILVKTHRGIMSELLAGQIGSQTTALFDRESKYSDKVFKETGQKQYLGRTLNNTVCILDSSIDLRGNIVPVELYDSLNAVMKAKLI; encoded by the coding sequence ATGGCAAAACTTTTTTTTGAAACTTATGGATGCCAGATGAATCATGCTGAAGCAGATTCTCTGATTCCAAAATCTATACAAAGAGGGCATAGTATAACAGAACGCCCTGAAGATGCAGATGTTATTATTATTAACACATGTTCTGTGCGTCTTACAGCAGAAAGTCATGTAATAGGACGATTAGGCTATTATAGAATGTTAAACAAAGAAAGACTTGATAGAGATCTCAAAATTATCTTGATGGGTTGTATGAGTGAAAACATAGGATTAGAAGTAAAAAAACAGTTTTCTGATATTGTTTCTATTTTATGGGGTACTTATAATAAAGATCTATTTTTAGATTATATTGAAGATTTTGAAGTTAAACAAGAATCTTTAGGGTTTGGTGCTGCCTATTCTTTTATGCCAGCAACAGCTTCCAAAGAATATTTCTTCAAAGCATATCTACCTATTTCTCATGGTTGTAACAAACATTGTAGTTATTGTATCGTACCAAAAGTGCGTGGATTAGAAAAAAATAGAGATTTTCAAGATGTTATCGATAATGCCAAGCAACTCGTTGATGAAGGCGTAAAAGAAATTTGTCTTCTTGGGCAAACCATAGATACCTACAAATATGAAAACAAAAGACTACCAGATATTTTAGAAACTATTGCTCGTCAATCTGGTGCGGAGCGTATTACTTTTTTAACTTCACACCCAAAAGAATTTCTCTATGAAACCATTGAGCTAATGAATACTTATTCTAACATTATGCCTTTCTTACATTTACCTTTTCAATCAGGAAATTCTCGTATTCTTAAAGAAATGAAACGAAATTATACCATAGAACAATATTTAGAAAAAGTTGAAAATATTAGAAAGATTCGTCCTAATATTATTCTTTCTACAGATATTATAGTTGGATTTCCATCAGAAACTGAAAAAGAATTTGAAGATACGGTTGAGACTCTTAAAAAAGTTCGCTATAACGAAGCATTTATGTATCGTTACAATACAAGACCTAATACTCCAGCTGAAAAATTTACTGAACAAATTCCTGAAGAAGACAAATTAAGACGATTGGATATCTTAGTAAAAACACATAGAGGTATTATGTCTGAATTGCTTGCTGGTCAAATTGGCTCTCAAACTACAGCTCTATTTGATAGAGAATCCAAATATAGTGATAAAGTATTTAAAGAAACAGGGCAAAAACAATATTTAGGCCGAACCCTCAATAACACTGTTTGTATTTTGGATTCTTCTATAGATCTTCGTGGAAATATTGTCCCTGTAGAATTGTACGATTCATTAAATGCAGTTATGAAAGCAAAACTAATTTAA
- a CDS encoding tetratricopeptide repeat protein, which produces MKIISSGLAKKDHVQAIIFFQKGNYKDASSIWAKIIEIKNDDTLALKALACCLFIDNKTREALSYLEEASSYAATDPEITNLLALIHLSNGNVQQAIEVILDAQELQTHPLLNKTLNAIKQLKDPTHAKNMPLISLIQLTLPRTTLISNKIFAPLIQFVKRFKVLIFLVILFSFLYLVYPQLRNWSTSLNIRNRGEISPATEVSIKGIKDIINARENFRIILDEKVIIRKFEQLKTAISEQHHNKAKILVNELLASNASLAVKERISILESFIIDPSTDNIDYVPTYAEIAVAPAIYQGVMLRWQGTIANIHHQGRSTTSFDLLVNFLGNGQVEGLAAIETEGFQELNNGDKITVIGPILGISKDNRVIIKGQKIIPY; this is translated from the coding sequence ATGAAAATTATCAGCAGTGGTCTAGCAAAAAAAGATCACGTTCAGGCTATCATTTTTTTTCAAAAAGGTAACTACAAAGATGCTAGCTCTATTTGGGCTAAGATAATTGAAATCAAAAATGACGATACTCTTGCTCTCAAAGCTTTAGCATGTTGTTTGTTTATCGATAATAAAACACGAGAAGCTTTGTCTTATCTTGAAGAAGCTTCTTCCTATGCTGCTACTGATCCTGAAATCACTAATTTATTAGCCTTGATTCATTTGAGTAATGGTAATGTTCAACAGGCTATTGAAGTAATTTTAGACGCTCAAGAATTGCAAACACATCCTTTACTGAATAAAACGCTAAATGCTATCAAACAATTAAAAGATCCAACTCATGCAAAAAATATGCCTTTAATTTCGTTGATTCAACTAACACTCCCCCGTACAACATTAATATCAAACAAAATATTTGCTCCCTTGATACAATTTGTCAAACGATTTAAAGTTTTAATTTTCTTAGTAATTCTTTTTTCTTTTTTATATCTTGTGTATCCTCAACTTCGTAACTGGTCAACATCATTAAATATTAGAAATAGAGGAGAGATATCTCCTGCAACAGAAGTAAGTATCAAAGGGATTAAAGATATTATAAACGCTAGAGAAAATTTTAGAATTATTCTCGATGAAAAAGTAATCATTAGAAAATTTGAACAATTAAAAACAGCTATTTCTGAACAACATCACAACAAAGCAAAAATACTAGTTAACGAATTATTAGCATCTAATGCTAGTCTAGCAGTGAAAGAGAGAATATCAATATTAGAAAGTTTTATTATTGACCCTAGTACAGATAATATTGACTATGTGCCAACATATGCTGAAATCGCAGTAGCTCCGGCTATTTATCAAGGGGTGATGCTTCGTTGGCAAGGTACTATAGCTAATATCCATCATCAAGGACGCTCAACAACAAGCTTTGACCTTTTAGTTAATTTTCTCGGTAATGGACAAGTAGAAGGACTTGCAGCTATAGAAACAGAAGGATTTCAAGAGCTAAATAATGGTGATAAAATTACTGTTATTGGACCAATTTTGGGTATAAGTAAAGATAATCGTGTTATTATTAAAGGGCAAAAAATTATTCCTTATTAA
- a CDS encoding VWA domain-containing protein — translation MNFENPRYLWLLLLIPVYVLCKYTKLGKGIWNNPSFPFSWLRLLESQKKDYLAYGITLAKDILLLLLLVVMVVALARPRGGSAVVTNNNLGVDIILILDLSGSMTFVDEPPANARRGSFFGTETLVDSNGDMFYQTRLEVAKRVIKNYIDKQNFNRIGLVTFVSFALTKAPLSLDKELLKSLVDEIDYLDDGATAIGSGILTGLNRIKNSKAKSKVMILLTDGINNAGIVEPISAANVARELGVKIYTIGLGNTEGSWQQIQQGTFAYKPGGEFDPVTLQEIADITGGKYFEASSETALQDVYSEIDNLEKSEIEIKRRVLYEEQFKSWLVGAMILWVLWLLLNAMVIRIP, via the coding sequence ATGAACTTCGAAAATCCTAGATATTTATGGTTATTATTGTTGATTCCTGTGTATGTATTATGTAAATATACTAAGTTAGGCAAAGGTATTTGGAATAATCCAAGTTTTCCTTTTTCTTGGCTACGATTATTAGAATCTCAAAAAAAAGATTATTTAGCTTACGGTATTACTTTAGCCAAAGATATTCTATTATTATTGTTATTAGTAGTTATGGTTGTTGCTTTGGCAAGACCGAGAGGTGGTTCTGCTGTTGTTACTAATAACAATCTTGGGGTGGATATTATATTGATATTAGATCTTTCTGGAAGTATGACTTTTGTCGATGAGCCGCCTGCAAATGCTCGTCGTGGGAGTTTTTTTGGGACAGAGACATTAGTGGATTCTAATGGTGATATGTTTTATCAAACTCGTTTAGAAGTTGCAAAAAGAGTTATTAAAAATTATATAGACAAGCAAAATTTTAATAGAATAGGTTTGGTAACTTTTGTGAGTTTTGCTCTTACCAAGGCTCCATTAAGTTTAGATAAAGAACTTTTAAAAAGCTTAGTTGATGAGATTGATTATTTAGATGATGGTGCGACAGCGATAGGTTCTGGTATTTTAACAGGATTAAATCGTATCAAAAACTCTAAAGCCAAAAGTAAAGTAATGATCCTTTTAACAGATGGTATTAATAATGCAGGTATTGTTGAGCCTATTTCAGCAGCTAATGTAGCTAGGGAATTAGGGGTAAAAATATATACTATTGGTTTGGGTAATACAGAAGGTTCGTGGCAACAGATACAACAAGGTACTTTTGCATACAAACCTGGTGGTGAATTTGATCCTGTTACTTTACAAGAAATTGCTGACATAACAGGTGGTAAGTATTTTGAAGCATCTAGTGAAACAGCTCTCCAAGATGTATATAGTGAAATTGACAATTTAGAAAAAAGTGAAATAGAGATCAAAAGAAGAGTTTTGTATGAAGAACAATTTAAATCATGGCTTGTAGGAGCAATGATATTATGGGTATTATGGCTTCTCTTGAATGCTATGGTGATTAGAATACCTTAA
- a CDS encoding ankyrin repeat domain-containing protein: MLNCEERNLLNACIQNDFKLVQSLIQEGVDPNQRFEMGATALMVATQEGNKDIVEFLLAQGADPNQKTETDISPLMVAAAKGNTEIAKILVSNGAKTSYDQDY; the protein is encoded by the coding sequence ATGTTAAATTGTGAAGAAAGAAATTTGCTAAATGCTTGTATCCAAAATGATTTCAAATTAGTTCAAAGCTTAATTCAAGAAGGTGTAGACCCTAATCAACGCTTTGAAATGGGAGCAACTGCCTTAATGGTAGCCACCCAAGAAGGAAACAAGGACATTGTAGAATTTTTATTAGCTCAAGGTGCTGATCCTAATCAAAAAACAGAAACTGATATTTCTCCTTTAATGGTTGCAGCAGCCAAAGGTAATACAGAAATTGCCAAAATACTTGTATCTAATGGAGCAAAAACATCGTATGACCAAGACTATTAA
- a CDS encoding DUF554 domain-containing protein yields MQGTLINVLSILLGSFIGSLLGKKLNQHYGQVAIQCMGIVALSLGITWITTNIPNSTKPLLFIISLIVGTLFGEILQIDQQIEKLQYKYQKENDSHNIIQGLTTAVLLFCLGTFSILGPINAALTQDYSLLYTNALLDGITCIIFGASYGFGIALSAVFLFIWQGTIYMLAQYIEPFMTTATFTELNIIGGILVLITGMNILGITKIRTLNSLPSIFISLLYMIFFGS; encoded by the coding sequence ATGCAAGGAACTCTCATTAATGTATTGTCTATACTCCTAGGAAGTTTCATTGGAAGCCTTCTTGGAAAAAAATTAAATCAACACTATGGACAAGTTGCTATACAATGTATGGGAATCGTAGCACTTTCACTTGGAATAACATGGATTACTACAAATATCCCCAATAGTACCAAACCTTTATTATTTATTATAAGCTTAATTGTGGGGACTTTGTTTGGAGAAATTTTACAAATTGATCAACAAATAGAAAAACTTCAATACAAATATCAAAAAGAAAACGACTCTCATAATATTATTCAAGGACTAACCACAGCCGTATTATTATTTTGTTTAGGAACCTTTTCTATCTTAGGCCCTATCAATGCGGCATTGACTCAAGACTATTCTCTTCTTTATACCAATGCTCTTTTAGATGGAATCACTTGCATTATTTTTGGTGCTAGCTATGGATTTGGAATAGCACTATCTGCTGTTTTTTTGTTTATTTGGCAAGGAACTATCTATATGTTAGCTCAATATATAGAACCTTTTATGACTACAGCTACCTTTACAGAATTGAATATTATTGGTGGTATCCTTGTTCTAATTACAGGAATGAATATTTTGGGAATTACCAAAATACGCACGCTAAATTCTCTCCCTTCTATTTTTATTAGTTTATTATATATGATTTTCTTTGGTTCTTAA